One Eptesicus fuscus isolate TK198812 chromosome 13, DD_ASM_mEF_20220401, whole genome shotgun sequence genomic window, cccctgcatgccccacaatggatattgccccacactggggatccagtcctcAATTCGGGCACATGctgtgaccaggaattgaaccgtgatctcctggttcataggttgccactcaacaactgagccacaccagccgggtgtgGTTTTCATAGTAAAATCCAAAGTCCTCACCAGACCTAAAAATCTCTTCATGACTTCTCTGATGTCATTCCCTGACCCCATTTTCTTATTCACTCCAGCTACATGAtctctttattattctttaaacacTAGGACACTCCTAcctgatggtttttatttttattatacagcCTTATCTACCTGGAACATACTTCTCCCAGGGAATTGCATGTTTAAGTCTTGATGTTTTCTGACTCCTGCTCAACTGTCACCTTTACAGCGAGTCATGTCTTGATTATTCCCTACATAGAACAGCTTAACATGCTTCATTTCTCTTCTGAGCATGTATCATCACCTAACATGTCTATAAGTTGAATACTGTAtcatcacaaaagaaaataaactccaTAAGTAATGAATCTTTGTTTTGTCATTGCTATTTCTTCAATGCCTAAAACAATAGTTGACATATTCAGTTATAGCAAGAGcttgttaaataatttaataattgagTAGTTGAACTACAGTTGTTTCCATACCAGTTGACTGAGATACTCTTGGTGAGACAGGAAAAGAAGGGtccgactggcgtggctcagtggttgagtgttgacttatgaaccaggaggtcacagttccatccTCAGTCAGGGAACAAGCCCAGGTTgtgacttgatccccagtgggttgtatgcaggaggtagccaaacaatgattctctctcatcattgatgtttctatctctccttctcccttcctctctgaaatcaataaaaatatattaaaaaataaaaaagaaggagatgGAACCTTCGCTCACCATAGAAAATGCAAGCTGCAAAAATTAGATATGCTGAAGATAATGTTGAAAAATGTCGTGTCACAGGGGAGCCCGGGCTTTTTTAGGTGGAAAGTGAGTGAGGCTGGCAACAGCTGTATCTCTCTGGGCTAAAGAGAGAATGAAAACAGTTCAGCAAAGCCCTATGATTATAAAAATGGCAGTTAGTAAGAGACTTCTAGGAggataaatactcaataaaaccTGGCTGAAATGTAGACTTTTCTTACGCTGTGCCACCAGTCCTTTCTTTTTCCACTTTGAAATTTGAACAATTTGGATTTGAGAAACTAAGAAAGTCTTTATGACTAAATATCTGAGTCTATCTGTAGTATTTTCCCCTTTTGTATGTTTTGCCTTCCTTATCTGTGAGTTTATGTCTCCAGGAATTTGTGTGTATCTGTATATGCACATGCCTGTGCATATCTGTGTATTGAATTTGTGCCTATATATGTGAATCTTCAGCTATGTGAACCTGTGAATGTGTACATATTTGTCTGAGGCTACATAGGAATGTTCTTGGGTATGTGAGCATGGTGTGATATCTGTGCATGTGGTTTTATGTGTGCAACTATAATTGCCTATATTAAGATAGGTGtgatgtgtgtttatatatgtagGTAAGTGAGACTGAGCTGTCACACATAGAtaggtatctttttttgtttgttgttgttaatcctcaccagagcatATTTTAGAGAcaacagaagggagggagggagaaggacaaggagagagagacagagagaaatattgattggttgcctccctcacgcttcctgactggggcctgggatcaaatctgcaacccatgTACTTCCCTTGATGGaattaaccactgagaaacattgaccagGGCCAGATGGATGCCTTTTTTGTGAAGGAAACAAAGTCAACTTCAGATGGGTGCAAATGGGTATAGCCATTTTATTGACACATATTCCAGCCATGGCTAATGGTCAGTTATTTGGTAGAGGAAGTATTGGTTGCTTTctcctactccaggacttctccAACTAACTGATGAGGTGATCAAATGGATCAGCAGTCAGGTAACAAGGAAATAAGAAGGCATGGTGGGATCTCTTGAGCTTGCCAATAGCAGCACTTCAGTGGCAATTAGAGCCTGCAGATTGGTGTGGTGATTCTCAAATTTCATGGCCTGAAGATATTCCAGTTGCTTGCTGAATTTCAGGGGCTTATAGAAGGTGGGCAGGATCCTCAGCTAGAGACTGTGGCTTCTGCATGGCTGCTCCAGATTTGTGGCAGCACTCAGGCCCTTTGGGATAAGCCACATCTGGCATATCCCAGGCCCAGAGCACTGTGTCAGGGTAGCTGCAGCTGGGAGCAAGAAGATAGCCAAAGCCTCAGTGGTAAAGTGTAATCCAGGGCAAAGGAATAGGAGCCTCGGTGACCAGCAGCTGCAGACCATGCTCAATCTGCAATATTGCTTGCGATGCCTTAGGGTTGGCTAGGGCTATAAGCATGTCAGAAAGATGCATCTGCTGCAGGAAGGTGAGCAGCTGCTGCCTCCACTGTTCATTCAGTTGGGACATATTCATGAACATCATCTGGACTGCCAGGTAGGAGTTGTTCAAAAGAAATTGCATCATTCTTTTTATGATCTGGGAAAAACGTGTCTGCTCTTCCAACAGCTGGAGATCATCCTCTAACATTTGGTCAGATCTATTTAGAGAGATGGTGGTATCTTTACCTTCTGTCTGAGGTTGCTGAGTGAGCTCTATGTGAGGTAAGGCTGGCACCCAAGCTGGCTGCTGAATGTCCCAGGTATATGGCTCTGGCCCTTGGTGAAGTTAGTGGCAGTATTGGCCCTAAAATTATGATTAATTTTGTTGGGGGTAGCATTTGCTGAGGTAATTGAAGATAAGCCACAAGAACTAGTATAGATGTCTTGGGTTATAGGGAATTGTGGAATCTGGTCCTGCCTTTCATGTGATGATGGTCGAGATGGGGGTGAGAATTGGACTTGTTCTTGCACTTGTCCCTTCAGGAGAGCTGTGAAAGAGTTGCCTCCAAAGGGATCTTGTGAGCTATTGGGTATTTGGTCATTGGAATTAGCATAGGTCTGACCCAGTGTATTGTCTCCACCTGTGATTGTCTCTGTACCTAGTTGTGACTGAGGGTTCAGTAGATGCTCAAGATTCTGTGCAGGTTGCTGGATCTGCATGATCTCTTGAATCAATGCAAGATTCCTGGTCAGCTCCAGCATCTGCCATAGGCTCTCAGAATTGTCACTGATGTGTGAGACTTCTGGGTTCTGCTGCATCAATTGTTGCATTTCTGGAATGAACTGTCTCATGAGGTCCATAGTGAACAGATGCCACTGGATGCTAGGATTCTCCAGCATCTGTGCTATATACTCGGGATCACCCACTTCTGGGTCTTGGGTATGCATCTGGGTTGCATCAGGCTCCACAAAGAGGGCTGCTTCCACTGGAATGTGATTCATACCAGCAGGGATGTATGCCCCACTGCTTTTTTCTTTGGTGTTTCTGACCCTGTGACAGGGCTCATTGCTCAGCAGGTTCTGGGAAGAATGAAACAAGGATCTGGAACTCCGTTTAGACTTGATGACCAAGTGGATGGTGTGGCCATCTAGGATGTCTTTCTGGCTCAGTGTGTCATGGTCTTTGAAAATATGGCCCATGAAGACCAGCACTAGTTGGTCATTTAAAAAGAGCTGATAGCTTCTCCTTGGACTGCCTCACCGAGGTGTCATTAGCTATCATAAAGTCTTCTTGCTTGCCTGGTGTCTTCAATGTCACTTGAATGATACTTAAAGAGATGTTCTTGTTGGAAGGCAGACCTGAAGGATGCCCAGTCTGGGCCATCCTAAATGTTTGAGAGATGACATGTGGCATGGACCTTAGTGGGAAGGCAGATGGAGAGCAGGTGGAAGCAGGGGCAGGATGGGTGAGGGAAGATCGCTGGCCTCTGTCTCAGATGTTATGTTCTCAGGCCACAGGCTAGTTTCCTTATTACCCCAAAAGGGatgagtgatcaggctggggcTACCTATTTTGTGATGTTCTATCCCCACCCCAGTTCTCTAAATGTGTCCCAGCTGAGGTCTGTTGTGGCTACTGATTCATACTTGGTGCAAGATAGGCTAACTAAAGATGATTCATTCCAGGgttgcccctcccttcccccacccaccaaAAGCATAACTTCTTTAGAAAAGGGGTATTGTGATGTTAACCCTGGGCTCATAGTCTCTGCCAGGCCTAACTGGGAAAGGGGGGCATATTTAGGGATTCCAGGTctacataatgaaataaaataagaaaattattaaaaatactagaggcctgtgcatgaaaatttgtgcactcgagggtccctcagcctggcctgcgccctctcacagtccaggagccctcaggggatgtccgactgcggcttaggcccactcccctgtgGCCGCCTCTATGGAAGGCGTGGAGCCGGGACTGGGACTGCGCCGctgcctctcccaccacctctgtgGAAGGGGGAGGAGGTGCCAGGACCAGGCCCATACTGCCCTCTCTGCAGAAGGGGGGGCGCCGGGACCACCATAGCTGGTCTGGCAGCACAGGCTcacaggccctgccccccgcccactggttgtTTCAGCAGGTggttccagaaggttgttccactgtctgttctaattagcatattagctctttattttttttaaatattttttattgattttttatagagaggaagggagaggaatagcgagttagaaacatcgatgagagagaaacatggatcagctgcctcctgcacatccctactggggacgtactcgcaaccaaggtacatgcccttgactggaatcaaacctgggacccttcagtccacagtccgacaatctatccactgagccaaactggtcagggcagctCTTTATTATACACGATTAGGATCAAAGTTCTCAGGGTggaattaataaaaaagtaaataagagaGCAGATTGGTTATGTGGAATATGTGGTGCTATGTATGAATTCCTTGTAGGAATACTAGGCTTATAGTATGAAAAGTTGGGTCGGTTAAAGCCATAGATAAAATACATAACTGTGGGTAGGAATGGAATCTCTCCTATAAGAAGAAGCTTAtttaaagaagaagaggaagaagaagaagaagaagaagaagaagaagaagaagaagaagaagaagaagaagaaggagaagaagaagaagaagaagaagaagaagaagaagaagaagaagaagaagaagaagaagaagaagaagaagaagattatTGCTTTTGCTAACAATGTGGAAAGAATTGGCGCTTAGAAGAGAGAATGGACAAGAACAAAGTCCTTAACTTCTTCAGAAAAAGGTTATTGTAAAAAAGGATCTCAGGTTTTTCTCTGTGTATAAATTTTGGGAGTCTAGACTTAATTGAAAATGTTTCCAGAAGATTGAGGGGCATGGGTTGGGTGGAGATTTTCTCTATCCTAGaagcaggagcagggccagccaggaaggctCCCACTAGGAGCATTCCAAACTAAAGTTTAATGATCTGCTCCTTGCAAAGTACTTTTAATTCACTTATTAATTGGTCTTTTCTACATGTTATTATAGGAGAATTCTTAGAATGATTTGTTTCAATGTTCTAGCCTGGTCTTAAATCTCTATCTTTGTGTTGAAGCATTATGGAAAGAGATGTCTGTAAACCAAGAAGTGAAAGTGAGAGTGGTTAACAGTGAAATTCCTAACAAGACAGGTTTAGGCAACTAAAAAGCCAGATTCTCAGTTCCATGCCAGAAACTGAGGATGgtgattaatttttattctgataGCATATGAATTTTCTATTGGTGGATAGGTTAAAATGCATATGTATGTCTATGTTAATGTTCGATGTGGATGGAAATATTGTATACATAAACATGATAATGCATATGTCTGATTGGATAAATATTTGTGCATGTATATTTATGAAGTATAAGCATGAGGCAGTGTGTGTGAACTATTCTATTGTCTGTGTAACTGTGAAGACTTCAGGGTCTGAAACATTACATTTCATTCACTTGCCTAGTGGGCAGGTGCACAATGCAGATAGATGCAACAAGCAGAGAACCTGGGCCCATATGTTCTCAGTATGTTAAAGATAAGCAAAGAAACTATATACAGCTGTCTAGGAGACTTCATGCTATCAACTAAAGGATATTCTTTATTGAGAATGTCTTTACCACCACCCCaatccacccacagccccttctcATCCCTGGCAAAATATAAGTCCTTCCAGGGACATCAGCATAGGAGAAGTGGGTGTTGTAGGTGGTCCCAGACAACAGGTGTCACAGGCCTGCCTCATGCTCAGCTATCATGCACTTCCTAGAGCAGGACTCAGACCTAAGATTCTCCCCAACTTACATTCAAAAGTGAGACTTATTCAGGAGAGTGAAACATTATCACACCAGACACTGCCCCTTTTTTCCCAGGTACCCTACAGGTGGTTGGGAATAAGAAAGGGAACTTATACACCCCACCCTAATGACAAGCTCCCCTGATCTTTTACAGGGGAACAAGAGGCTTTCAACCTGAAATAATTCTAAACCTAGTTCAGGCAGTCCTACAATTGTAGGAGCTGGATTCACAGTTTCCAAAATACAGAATATgaggtgtgggtttttttttttaagtccagcTCATGCAATTCCAGGATTCTGGTAAAGGGTTGGGGGTAACATTTTCCAGCCCATATTTTGTTTCCCAATCAAACTCCAATAAAATACAACTAGACCATTATTAAAGAGAACTTTAATGTGCTGATTGAGATATAAAGTATAAAGGACTAACTAGATATAATCAATGCCACCAATCATTAAGGCTAATGGCCATTTTGGGGAATGTTCCACCTGGAGGGtcaagaggaagacacacttctACAGATGCTCTTCCCATTGGGTCTTAGGACTTAATGGGTTTGACAGCTTTTGCAGGAGCTCAAGCCTCATATGGCCTTTTAGCTGGTGGTGTTGGTAGCCTATGCTTCAGTGGCAGGAAGCTGAGGTCATAATTGACCAAGTAGCCATCATTATAGACATACAACTTGTGATCTAAGGAGCAGTAATTGATGCCCTGCAGTGTTTCCAGCATCTTATCCAGCAGGATGCTGAGATGGTGCTCCTTCCCTGTGGTGGTGTCAAAAGCATAGAAGATCTCCTCTTGGCGGGTGCTCAGAGAGCGTAAGGCATAGAGCATCCCACAGGCCATGAAGGCCCCTGATAGGGCTGGCTTGTACTGGCTGGTGCGCCAGGTTTCTTCCACATCTAGGGTGCTGGGATTGAGGCGACTCACAACCAGGTTGCCCTTACTCTCTTCTGTAGCATAGAGCACCCACAGCCCCTTCTCATCACTGGCAAAATCTAAGTCCTTCCAGGGCACACCAGCATAGGAGAAGCGGTTGTTATAGGTGGCACCAGGCAATGGGCGCCGCAGAACCAGGCTGTTGGAAGAAAGGTCCACCTTGGCTATTTCACCTGTGCCGTAGTAGTTAAAGTACATGAAGTTCTTGTACACAGTATTGCCACTGCCATCACCAAAGCCCATCTTCCGCTGCTCATAGTTCTTCAGCAGTACCAGGTCATCATAAGACTTGTGCAGTCGGTAGTAGTCAAAGTACCTAGGCCAACAACCATACCAGAATCATCAGGTGACAGAAAGAAGCAGGGTAACAAAGTGCTATTTAAAATGAGCAGGCTGGCATTCTAATTAATAATGGGGGGGGGGACTTTGGACTCAAACAGAATTGATTTTTAGTACTTCCCTTTTTACTTACAATATGCTATGAGAATGAATAACTGGAAAAAAacataacagtaataataacatCAACAGCAACAATGCCCAATCGGCACTGTATATACATtatctcatcctacctaataatagacaaatatgcaaattgactgcaccttcactacgcccaagccatgcccatcagccaagccactcccaccaaccaatcaggatgagtatgcaaactaaccagccaaaatggcggttaatttgcatatcaagacagcatagaaagaagccaagagctgcagaagggagcaaagctgcagagaagcaagcaagccgggggggagggggagggaggaacggaggcagggcaggggagaaggaaggagagcgggtgggctggcagagaaggcggggcgggtgagaagggaggagagcaggcagggtggggtagaatgcagcaggaaaccctattgcaggattcttcctgcaacgggaacgctagtttaatTATAACGAAGTTACTTTTGAATAGGTTTTATCCCCACAGGCTAGGCGACTAGGTCTCAGGAAGGTTAAGTAATTGGTTCCTGGTTAATCAActcataaataaaatttgtttaaaaaaattacctccTTGTCAGGAGTAAGATGGTACAAATAATATAATTACTAGAGTATTCATCTCAAAGTAAGCAATCAACAAGTGATAGctattactttttcttctttatggatAATCTCCTTTGCTTACACTTCACTGCCTCCCGCCTGCTCTTGAGACACAGGTGTTCTGTAATAGGACAGAGTTCTGAAGCTGGATTCAGGAAGATTTATGCCCAGAAGGTCACATTGGGAAAATCCTTTACATTATTCCCAACTTATCAGTATTGCCATCTCTTAAGATTGGGCAGTAAGTCCTGACTTACAGAGATTTTGAGACAACTTAATAAGCAAAAGCATGTTCTGTCTACTAGAAAATACTCGTAGAAATAGGGAGCATTATTATCAGCAGAAAGCTTATCTTTCTGAGATAAGCTTCAATGAGGGTTCCTCAACCACTGGTTCAGCCCACGTTCACCTCTCCCTCCTATAACTGCCTTCTTAGGTGAGCCTATATCACATTTCTATGTATACTGATTTTAAAGACCTTGTCTATGATTTGTGTCTGTTTTCCTTGCCAGACTGCCAGTTTATTGAAGGGCTCATTCATCTACTTATTGATTCAGTTAGACattctttcacaaatatttatctgCATCTACTATGTGGCCCACACTTTTCTATGTAATCTCATATGATATTCTCATATATTTAATTACTCTCATTTTATAGCTGGCTGAGAGGTTCTGAGATGTTAATTCACAAAGTCACTTATcctaaccctagctggtttggctcagtggatagagcatcaacctatagactaaagggtcctaggtttgattccagtcaaaggcacatgtctgggttgcaggtttgatccccagtaaggagcatgcaggaagtagcaaataaatgattctttctcatcatggatgtttctaactctccctctcagttcctctatgaaatcaataaaaatatatttaaaaacaaaacaaagtcacATATCCTAAGTGGTAGTACTGAGACTCAAACTTGGATATATTTGACTCCACATGTCAAGTTTGGTCAAGTTTATCCTTTGAACTTTTTCTGAGCAGAAGTTAGGATTATGAGGCCCAAATATAGAAGAGTTTGTTGTAGAAATATGATTAAGCTAGGAATAGAACAAGCTCTGGATTACCATGGGATTAGAAATTTCAGACAGTGAATTTGTGAAGGAAATTTAGGGCAGTCTGGTCCATCCTTAGCACTAGGAGATAACCTGTCAAGCCTAGACTACATTTGCCCAGGGGCATGTCTGAAATAGAAGAATCTGGGATGAGGCCTGATAGGGTAGCGTAGGGAACATTTGGAATGAACCTGGTAGCAGAAGAGAAATCATCTTGGACTCACCTGCCATCTATACGCAGAGGAGCCACCCAGTAGAGGGAAGAGGATGAGTTGGGTGCTGAGTCTCGGCCCCAGGCGCCTGCCTTGTAAGAGAAGCCTCTCCAATTGAGCTGTACCACAATGGGTCTGCTGACTTTCTGGAGCCCTCCATGGGCACAAGAACCTAGAAAAGAGAGCAGGCAATATATGATATAAGTGTGAGGCACATGACCCAGAGAGAGCAAAGTATGAAAGTGTAATAACCATGTGTGCATTTGAGTGTATGTCCATGTATAAGCAGATGTGATTGTGCATGAATAGACTAGTATGTATGTCTGATTATAGATGTTTTTTCACATCTATGTATCTGGCTATGCCCTTGTGTAAGAGTGTAGCAATCTCGGTCTATATACCTTAGTGATACACcaaccacagaaataaaatacttacTTTATATCAAGATCTTTACTGTCTACCCCTCAGTACACAATAGTCAATCCTACATGCCCAACCCTGTCACTGGGGAAATAAGATCTTTGGAAATTTAATCTGGGGCctcacctgggggcaggggttcATCTGGATTTCTGGAAGCCTCTTCTtgctccttctccctctcacattCACTCACACGGCTCTGAAGGACATCTACTTCCTGGCGGAGAGCTCGGAAGCTGCGCTGGTCAGAGTCAGCCAGAAGCTTGAGTGTGAGGCTGGCATTAGCCACCTGAGGAAATGAGATGCCAGAGATGTGGGTCACTGAGTGTTCTTAAGCTCCCACATTTCTCAGATTAGGGTCTTCTTCCCCAGAATGAAATGATTTGGGAAACTGTCAAATTTGCAGTTAGATAAGACAGTTATCTAGAGgctagagaggagagagagattcttAAATCTATTCACATACCTGGCTCTGGAGCTGGTAGAGGATGTCCCCAGCTCTAACCCTTCCCTTAGTTTTAAGCTGGGCCACCAACTCCTGTGCTCCCTCCAGCTCCAGGCGCAGCAGGTTGAAGGCTGGGGACTCATAGGAGACAGCAGGGGCAATAGGATTTCTGGACTTCAGGGCGCCATTCACTTCTAGGATCTGGTTGTCATTCTCTTCAATGGTGCGTGCATACTCATTGACCTGGGCAGGCGGTGGGAGATGGACAGGCAGTTCCCAAACATCAACAGCTATGGCTCTTTCCATCTATTTACATGCCTGCCCAGTGCCTCGCAGCCTATAAAATTCTCTCATATCCCTCACCTTATTTGCTTCTATTTATAACCCTTGAGGTGAACATTACCCTTATTCCTATTTCACAGCTGAGAATGAAATCATCCTTTCACTGCAAGAAAAAATAAGTCTTTCCCCTACACTACACtgattctctctttccttttctgtttagAGCCATACACTCTCAGGAATGCtttagtgagtgaatgaatgacctGACTTCTAGATTCCAGTCTGGCCCAATCCATCAACCTTACCCAGGAGCTCCACTAATGACCATTCAAAAAAACAATGCCCACACCACACTGCTGATGCAACATTTCTGTTTACTCATCCTTACTTACAGCATCACTTCCAAGCTCACTAACGTGGCCCACACATCTCTCCACCAATTGCCCCTATTTTAACTCTCCTGCCTCCTTTGCACTAGTCATCCCACTTCCAAGACTTTTTCTGTTCTCTATCCTCTTCCCATCTCCCAGTGAATCCATACTCACTAATTCACCCATTAATGTAGGAAGCACTCCCTATATAAGCCTCTCTGTTACTACTCCTGGGGATCCCCCAAAAGT contains:
- the UBQLNL gene encoding LOW QUALITY PROTEIN: ubiquilin-like protein (The sequence of the model RefSeq protein was modified relative to this genomic sequence to represent the inferred CDS: inserted 4 bases in 2 codons; deleted 2 bases in 1 codon; substituted 2 bases at 2 genomic stop codons); this encodes MPHVISQTFRMAQTGHPSGLPSNKNISLSIIQVTLKTPGKQEDFMIANDTSVRQSKEKLSALFKXDQLVLVFMGHIFKDHDTLSQKDILDGHTIHLVIKSKRSSRSLFHSSQNLLSNEPCHRVRNTKEKSSGAYIPAGMNHIPVEAALFVEPDATQMHTQDPEVGDPEYIAQMLENPSIQWHLFTMDLMRQFIPEMQQLMQQNPEVSHISDNSESLWQMLELTRNLALIQEIMQIQQPAQNLEHLLNPQSQLGTETITGGDNTLGQTYANSNDQIPNSSQDPFGGNSFTALLKGQVQEQVQFSPPSRPSSHERQDQIPQFPITQDIYTSSCGLSSITSANATPNKINHNFRANTATNFTKGQSHTWDIQQPAWVPALPHIELTQQPQTEGKDTTISLNRSDQMLEDDLQLLEEQTRFSQIIKRMMQFLLNNSYLAVQMMFMNMSQLNEQWRQQLLTFLQQMHLSDMLIALANPKASQAILQIEHGLQLLVTEAPIPLPWITLYHXGFGYLLAPSCSYPDTVLWAWDMPDVAYPKGPECCHKSGAAMQKPQSLAEDPAHLLXAPEXFSKQLEYLQAMKFENHHTNLQALIATAGDINSQIRKAKHTKGENTTDRLRYLVIKTFLVSQIQIVQISKWKKKGLVAQPQRDTAVASLTHFPPKKARAPL